Proteins encoded together in one Macadamia integrifolia cultivar HAES 741 chromosome 8, SCU_Mint_v3, whole genome shotgun sequence window:
- the LOC122087038 gene encoding protein P21-like, translating to MAFSRNLYISIFVCAVVLFTSAEAGNFEIRNNCGYTVWAAASPGGGKQLNQGEVWTISVPAGTTGGRVWGRTNCNFDGNGRGSCQTGDCGGLLQCQGYGSPPNTLAEYGLNQFNNLDFYDISLVDGFNVPMDFGSTNGACHDIRCTADINGQCPAELRAPGGCNNPCTVYKTDQYCCNSGSCGPTDYSKFFKNRCPDAYSYPKDDTTSTVVFTCNGNSDYRVVFCP from the coding sequence ATGGCCTTCTCGAGAAACCTTTACATCTCCATTTTTGTGTGTGCAGTAGTCCTCTTCACCTCGGCAGAGGCAGGCAACTTTGAGATTAGGAACAATTGCGGCTACACAGTCTGGGCTGCCGCTTCACCCGGTGGTGGGAAGCAGCTCAACCAGGGCGAGGTCTGGACCATCAGCGTGCCTGCCGGCACAACAGGTGGCCGTGTTTGGGGCCGAACCAACTGCAACTTCGATGGGAACGGCCGAGGAAGTTGTCAAACCGGTGACTGTGGTGGGCTTCTGCAATGCCAAGGCTACGGTTCACCACCAAACACCCTAGCCGAATATGGTCTAAACCAGTTCAATAACTTGGATTTCTATGATATATCACTCGTCGACGGATTTAATGTTCCCATGGactttggctcaaccaatggtGCTTGTCATGACATTAGATGTACGGCCGATATCAATGGCCAATGTCCGGCGGAATTGCGGGCTCCGGGAGGTTGTAACAACCCTTGTACGGTGTACAAAACGGATCAATACTGTTGCAACTCAGGAAGCTGCGGGCCAACCGATTACTCTAAGTTCTTCAAGAATAGGTGCCCAGATGCCTACAGTTACCCTAAGGACGATACCACAAGCACGGTCGTGTTTACCTGTAATGGTAATAGCGATTACAGGGTCGTGTTTTGCCCATAA